From a region of the Tenggerimyces flavus genome:
- a CDS encoding LCP family protein produces MPNGGPRDEDPQYDWLYARDNAAGDQAEPAGDDATQMMPRRRDRRSGHRRSGLYADESDSTRPLSQGYDQGYDQEGGYGQQPPPAPYRTDPNDPQYPPPLPPRQPSPQPQGPGGPPQGPRGPQPPQPPRRAPSTRRRRRLPIIRIILLLIFAYLVFLVAMPIVAWGRVDKVPFESADGGPPDTPGTTYLLVGSDSREGLTREEQNELGTGRATGQRTDTIMLLHVPTFGPPVLVSIPRDLRVNIPGRDGRSRINAAYAFGGAELLTKTVEATTNLRVDEYVEIGFGGFASIVNSLGGIEMCLPKAMKDKDAHIDLPAGCQTLDGKNALGYVRARKSDPRGDLGRVERQRQFLAAVLKEAASPATFVNPIRYATLNTAGGDALTVGDSTGLFDLAKFALAMRAISGEGGVTLTVPVTDGSAERLDEDKAELLFDALRSGGTIPRDLLPSPLPS; encoded by the coding sequence ATGCCCAACGGTGGCCCGCGCGACGAGGACCCCCAATACGACTGGCTCTACGCACGCGACAACGCGGCGGGCGACCAAGCCGAGCCGGCGGGTGACGACGCGACCCAGATGATGCCGCGGCGCCGCGATCGGCGGTCCGGGCACAGGCGGAGCGGGCTGTACGCCGACGAGTCCGACTCGACGCGGCCGCTGTCGCAGGGTTACGACCAGGGCTACGACCAAGAGGGCGGGTACGGGCAGCAGCCGCCGCCCGCTCCGTACCGGACCGATCCGAACGATCCGCAGTACCCGCCGCCGCTCCCGCCGCGACAGCCCAGCCCGCAGCCCCAGGGGCCCGGCGGCCCGCCGCAGGGTCCGCGGGGTCCACAGCCCCCTCAGCCGCCGCGCCGGGCTCCGTCCACGCGGCGCCGGCGCCGGTTGCCGATCATCCGGATCATCCTGCTGTTGATCTTCGCGTACCTGGTGTTCCTCGTCGCGATGCCGATCGTGGCGTGGGGCCGGGTGGACAAGGTGCCGTTCGAGTCGGCCGACGGCGGGCCACCGGACACGCCCGGCACGACATACCTGCTGGTGGGCTCGGACAGCCGCGAGGGCCTGACCCGCGAGGAGCAGAACGAGCTCGGCACCGGGCGCGCGACCGGGCAGCGGACCGACACGATCATGCTGCTGCACGTTCCGACGTTCGGGCCGCCGGTGCTCGTCTCGATCCCCCGCGACCTGCGCGTGAACATCCCCGGTCGGGACGGGCGGAGCCGGATCAACGCGGCCTACGCGTTCGGCGGCGCCGAGCTGCTGACGAAGACTGTCGAAGCGACGACGAACCTGCGGGTGGACGAGTACGTCGAGATCGGGTTCGGCGGCTTCGCGTCGATCGTCAACTCCCTTGGTGGCATCGAGATGTGCTTGCCGAAGGCGATGAAGGACAAGGACGCGCACATCGACCTGCCGGCCGGCTGCCAGACGTTGGACGGCAAGAACGCGCTGGGGTACGTCCGTGCCCGCAAGTCCGACCCGCGCGGCGACCTTGGGCGGGTCGAGCGGCAGCGACAGTTCCTCGCGGCGGTGCTGAAGGAGGCCGCGAGCCCGGCGACGTTCGTCAACCCGATCCGGTACGCGACCCTCAACACCGCCGGCGGCGACGCACTGACGGTCGGCGACTCGACCGGGCTGTTCGACCTGGCCAAGTTCGCCCTCGCGATGCGAGCGATCTCCGGCGAGGGCGGCGTGACGTTGACCGTGCCGGTGACCGACGGCAGCGCGGAGCGGCTGGACGAGGACAAAGCCGAGCTGCTCTTCGACGCCCTCCGTTCCGGCGGCACGATCCCGCGCGACCTGCTGCCTTCGCCCTTGCCGTCCTAG
- a CDS encoding RNA polymerase sigma-70 factor yields MTNLAADLHDELRPLMFSIAYRMLGSVAEAEDIVQEAFLRLVRSQPHEVESPEAYATTVTTRLAIDHLRSARVRREQYVGAWLPEPLLDTSAMGDPAAHAETADTVSLAFLVLLESLTPVERAVFLLREVFGYDYDRIAAIVEKTEANCRQIFVRAQRRLASGESRFEASPARRDELARQFFAAAESGDIAGLERMLAEDVAFVGDGGGKAPALATPAVGRTRVARFVLGIFRTAKSLSGRIEPTLVNGHPGARIVDADGNLAAVLALQIADGQIVGFQNVLNPDKLAHLGPLIDPSLFPGNQRPAR; encoded by the coding sequence GTGACCAATCTCGCGGCGGACCTGCACGACGAGCTGCGGCCGCTGATGTTCTCGATCGCGTACCGGATGCTCGGCAGCGTCGCGGAGGCGGAGGACATCGTGCAGGAGGCGTTCCTGCGCCTGGTTCGGTCGCAGCCCCACGAGGTGGAGTCGCCCGAGGCGTACGCCACGACGGTCACGACCCGGCTCGCGATCGACCACCTGCGCTCGGCGCGGGTGCGGCGCGAGCAGTACGTCGGCGCCTGGCTTCCCGAGCCGCTGCTCGACACGTCCGCGATGGGCGACCCTGCCGCGCACGCCGAGACGGCGGACACGGTGTCGCTCGCGTTCCTCGTCCTGCTGGAGAGCCTGACGCCGGTCGAGCGCGCGGTGTTCCTGCTGCGTGAGGTCTTCGGGTACGACTACGACCGGATCGCCGCCATCGTGGAGAAGACCGAGGCGAACTGCCGGCAGATCTTCGTCCGCGCCCAGCGCCGGCTCGCGTCGGGGGAGTCTCGCTTCGAGGCCTCGCCTGCGCGGCGGGACGAACTGGCGCGGCAGTTCTTCGCGGCGGCGGAGTCAGGCGACATCGCTGGCCTGGAACGGATGCTCGCCGAGGACGTCGCGTTCGTCGGCGACGGCGGCGGCAAGGCACCCGCGCTCGCGACCCCGGCGGTCGGCCGGACCAGGGTGGCGCGGTTCGTGCTGGGCATCTTCCGTACGGCGAAGAGCCTGTCCGGCAGGATCGAGCCCACGCTCGTCAACGGCCACCCCGGCGCCCGCATCGTCGACGCCGACGGCAACCTGGCCGCCGTCCTCGCCCTGCAGATCGCCGACGGTCAGATCGTCGGTTTCCAGAACGTGTTGAACCCCGACAAGCTCGCCCACCTCGGCCCGCTGATCGACCCGAGCCTCTTCCCCGGCAACCAACGGCCCGCCCGCTAG